Proteins from a single region of Nocardioides oleivorans:
- a CDS encoding YihY/virulence factor BrkB family protein has protein sequence MAEASEETPAPSSSALAVRRWRGHVWRLVVTTVGSCLRHRVTGLAAEAAFFAVLSVPPLVFALAGAIGFVSERFTATQIEDVRNAVLEISRQALTEKAVTGIIRPTIDTVLDGGRYDVISIGFILALWSGSRALNVFVDTITIMHGLGGHRGIVATRALSFVLYVMAMITGAVSLPLVVAGPGLVDRLLPAQLDFVNSLYWPAVLLISICFLATLYHVSVPVRTSWSFNLPGAAFALFCWIAGSALLRWVLTATAAESRSIYGPLAAPIAVLLWLYLLALAVLIGAAVNAAFDTVFPQKNTTRARLELVQRLRDRISVRDS, from the coding sequence ATGGCCGAGGCGAGCGAGGAGACCCCTGCGCCCAGCAGCTCCGCGCTCGCCGTACGACGCTGGCGCGGGCACGTCTGGCGCCTCGTCGTCACCACCGTGGGGTCGTGCCTGCGCCACCGGGTGACCGGCCTGGCCGCGGAGGCGGCGTTCTTCGCGGTGCTGTCGGTGCCGCCGCTGGTCTTCGCGCTCGCGGGCGCGATCGGCTTCGTCAGCGAGCGCTTCACCGCCACCCAGATCGAGGACGTGCGCAACGCGGTCCTCGAGATCTCGCGGCAGGCGCTCACCGAGAAGGCCGTGACGGGAATCATCCGGCCGACGATCGACACCGTGCTCGACGGCGGGCGCTACGACGTGATCTCGATCGGCTTCATCCTGGCGCTGTGGTCCGGGTCGCGAGCCCTCAACGTCTTCGTCGACACCATCACGATCATGCACGGGCTCGGTGGGCACCGGGGGATCGTGGCCACCCGCGCGCTGTCGTTCGTGCTCTACGTGATGGCCATGATCACCGGCGCCGTCAGCCTGCCGCTCGTCGTCGCCGGTCCGGGGCTGGTCGACCGGCTGCTGCCGGCCCAGCTCGACTTCGTCAACAGCCTCTACTGGCCGGCCGTGCTGCTCATCTCGATCTGCTTCCTCGCCACGCTCTACCACGTGTCGGTGCCGGTGCGGACGAGCTGGAGCTTCAACCTCCCCGGTGCCGCGTTCGCACTGTTCTGCTGGATCGCCGGTTCGGCCCTGCTCCGCTGGGTGCTCACGGCGACCGCCGCCGAGTCGCGATCCATCTACGGCCCCCTGGCCGCACCCATCGCCGTGCTGCTCTGGCTCTACCTGCTCGCCCTCGCCGTGCTCATCGGAGCCGCCGTCAACGCCGCCTTCGACACCGTGTTCCCGCAGAAGAACACGACGCGCGCCCGCCTCGAGCTGGTGCAGCGCCTGCGGGACCGGATCAGCGTGCGAGACTCCTGA
- a CDS encoding YciI family protein: MRYLVLLIGDGAEKPWSEHTEDEQVVAMAKFGEFDAACRDRAGVELIAGEALSESGDATVMRTVGGRVQLTDGPYAEVIEGMGGFYLLDAPDLDVVVELLQVLPRYDIQIHPTVDVTP, from the coding sequence GTGAGGTACCTGGTGCTCCTGATCGGTGACGGCGCCGAGAAGCCGTGGAGCGAGCACACCGAGGACGAGCAGGTGGTCGCGATGGCGAAGTTCGGCGAGTTCGACGCCGCGTGCCGGGACCGGGCGGGCGTCGAGCTGATCGCCGGCGAGGCCCTGAGCGAGTCCGGCGACGCGACCGTGATGCGGACCGTGGGCGGGAGGGTGCAGCTGACCGACGGCCCGTACGCCGAGGTGATCGAGGGCATGGGTGGCTTCTACCTGCTCGACGCGCCCGACCTCGACGTCGTGGTCGAGCTGCTGCAGGTCCTCCCGCGCTACGACATCCAGATCCACCCGACCGTGGACGTGACCCCCTGA
- the pgm gene encoding phosphoglucomutase (alpha-D-glucose-1,6-bisphosphate-dependent) encodes MATHERAGQPALPEDLVDVSHLVTAYFDLQPDPDDVAQQVAFGTSGHRGTSLTTSFNEVHIAATTQAICDYRKDQGYDGPLFIGRDTHALSEPAWATALEVLVANDVTVLVDDRDGFTPTPAVSHAIIRANQGRTTGAGLADGIVVTPSHNPPQDGGFKYNPPHGGPADSDATSVIAARANELIRGNIEGVRRVAFTTARAAVGSYDFLGTYVDDLPSVLDLDVVRDAGVRIGADPLGGASVAYWGEIAERHRLDLTVVNPLVDPTWRFMTLDWDGKIRMDCSSPYAMASLVSRKDEYAIATGNDADSDRHGIVTPDAGLMNPNHFLAVAIGYLFGGARPGWPDTARIGKTLVSSSMIDRVAASIGKPLVEVPVGFKWFVPGLMDGSFGFGGEESAGASFLRRDGSTWTTDKDGILLALLASEILGSTGRTPSQHYADLVAANGDPAYARIDAPATREEKAKLGALSPDDVSATTLAGEEITGKLTEAPGNGAKIGGLKVTTESAWFAARPSGTEDVYKIYAESFRGPDHLAEVQAEAREVVSAALG; translated from the coding sequence ATGGCCACCCACGAACGAGCCGGACAGCCCGCACTCCCCGAGGACCTGGTGGACGTCTCCCACCTCGTGACGGCCTACTTCGACCTCCAGCCCGACCCGGACGACGTCGCCCAGCAGGTCGCCTTCGGCACCAGCGGGCACCGCGGCACCTCGCTCACCACCTCGTTCAACGAGGTGCACATCGCCGCGACGACCCAGGCGATCTGCGACTACCGCAAGGACCAGGGCTACGACGGGCCGCTCTTCATCGGCCGCGACACCCATGCGCTGTCCGAGCCGGCCTGGGCGACGGCCCTCGAGGTGCTCGTCGCCAACGACGTCACAGTGCTGGTCGACGACCGCGACGGCTTCACGCCGACCCCCGCGGTCAGCCACGCGATCATCCGCGCCAACCAGGGGCGTACGACCGGTGCGGGGCTCGCCGACGGCATCGTGGTCACCCCGTCGCACAACCCGCCGCAGGACGGCGGCTTCAAGTACAACCCGCCCCACGGGGGCCCCGCCGACTCCGACGCGACCAGCGTGATCGCGGCGCGGGCCAACGAGCTGATCCGCGGCAACATCGAGGGGGTCAGGCGGGTCGCCTTCACCACGGCGCGCGCCGCGGTCGGCTCCTACGACTTCCTCGGGACCTACGTCGACGACCTGCCCTCGGTGCTCGACCTGGACGTGGTCCGCGACGCGGGCGTCCGGATCGGCGCCGACCCGCTGGGTGGTGCGAGCGTGGCCTACTGGGGCGAGATCGCCGAGCGGCACCGCCTCGACCTGACCGTCGTCAACCCGCTGGTCGACCCGACGTGGCGCTTCATGACGCTCGACTGGGACGGCAAGATCCGGATGGACTGCTCCTCGCCCTACGCGATGGCGTCGCTGGTGAGCCGCAAGGACGAGTACGCCATCGCGACCGGCAACGACGCCGACTCGGACCGGCACGGGATCGTCACCCCGGACGCCGGCCTGATGAACCCCAACCACTTCCTCGCCGTCGCGATCGGCTACCTCTTCGGCGGCGCCCGCCCGGGCTGGCCGGACACCGCGCGCATCGGCAAGACGCTCGTCTCGAGCTCGATGATCGACCGGGTCGCCGCCTCGATCGGCAAGCCGCTCGTCGAGGTGCCCGTCGGGTTCAAGTGGTTCGTCCCCGGCCTGATGGACGGGTCCTTCGGCTTCGGTGGCGAGGAGTCCGCCGGCGCGTCCTTCCTGCGCCGCGACGGCTCGACCTGGACGACCGACAAGGACGGCATCCTGCTGGCGCTGCTGGCCAGCGAGATCCTCGGCTCGACCGGCCGGACCCCCAGCCAGCACTACGCCGACCTCGTCGCGGCCAACGGCGACCCGGCCTACGCCCGCATCGACGCCCCGGCCACCCGCGAGGAGAAGGCCAAGCTCGGCGCGCTCTCGCCCGACGACGTCTCCGCCACGACGCTGGCGGGGGAGGAGATCACCGGCAAGCTGACCGAGGCGCCGGGCAACGGCGCGAAGATCGGCGGGCTCAAGGTCACCACCGAGTCGGCGTGGTTCGCGGCCCGGCCGAGCGGCACCGAGGACGTCTACAAGATCTACGCCGAGTCGTTCCGCGGTCCCGACCACCTCGCCGAGGTGCAGGCCGAGGCACGCGAGGTCGTCAGCGCCGCGCTGGGCTGA
- the hisI gene encoding phosphoribosyl-AMP cyclohydrolase — protein sequence MTTADSSLDPAIASRLRHTAEGLVPVVVQQHGSGEVLMLAWVDDEALARTIDTGRATYWSRSRREYWAKGDTSGHVQWVKEVRLDCDGDTLLFVVDQVGAACHTGDHTCFDADLVHRVDG from the coding sequence GTGACGACCGCCGACTCCTCCCTCGACCCCGCCATCGCCTCGCGACTGCGCCACACCGCGGAGGGCCTGGTGCCCGTCGTGGTCCAGCAGCACGGCTCCGGCGAGGTGCTGATGCTCGCGTGGGTCGACGACGAGGCGCTTGCCCGCACCATCGACACCGGGCGGGCGACGTACTGGTCGCGCTCCCGCCGCGAGTACTGGGCCAAGGGGGACACCTCCGGCCACGTGCAGTGGGTCAAGGAGGTCCGCCTCGACTGCGACGGCGACACCCTGCTCTTCGTGGTCGACCAGGTGGGCGCCGCCTGCCACACCGGCGACCACACCTGCTTCGACGCCGACCTCGTGCACCGGGTCGATGGCTGA
- a CDS encoding Trp biosynthesis-associated membrane protein, translating into MAEPAPADRTGPRRTFGPVVLLGLAAAGLAAIAGGKPWVAGSSGSVDSRSESTLAVASGSIGGASESPLALALALVVLACWGVVLVTRGRFRRVVSVLGLVAALGVAAAVVEAISSLPTKLSDALMEVSGSDTASTSFTAWYAAAAVGAVLAVVTTAVAVRLVPTWPEIGSRYDAPTGGRAADGAGDGALPSENIDIWKALDEGRDPTA; encoded by the coding sequence ATGGCTGAGCCCGCCCCGGCCGACCGGACCGGGCCGCGGCGGACCTTCGGGCCCGTCGTCCTCCTCGGTCTCGCCGCCGCCGGGCTCGCCGCGATCGCCGGCGGCAAGCCGTGGGTGGCCGGCAGCTCCGGCAGCGTCGACTCGCGCTCCGAGTCCACCCTCGCCGTCGCGAGCGGATCGATCGGCGGCGCGAGCGAGTCGCCCCTCGCCCTGGCCCTCGCCCTGGTCGTGCTCGCGTGCTGGGGAGTCGTCCTGGTCACCCGGGGACGGTTCCGGCGGGTGGTGTCGGTGCTGGGCCTGGTCGCGGCCCTCGGCGTCGCCGCCGCAGTGGTCGAGGCGATCTCCAGCCTGCCGACGAAGCTCTCCGATGCGCTCATGGAGGTCTCCGGGAGCGACACCGCCAGCACCAGCTTCACCGCGTGGTACGCCGCTGCCGCGGTCGGCGCGGTGCTCGCCGTCGTCACCACCGCGGTCGCCGTCCGACTCGTCCCGACGTGGCCCGAGATAGGCAGCAGGTACGACGCCCCCACCGGCGGCAGGGCGGCCGACGGGGCCGGCGACGGTGCGCTGCCGAGCGAGAACATCGACATCTGGAAGGCGCTCGACGAGGGTCGCGACCCGACCGCCTGA
- a CDS encoding aminotransferase class IV, translating to MRAWLNGDLMSDPTAAAVAVTDHGFTVGDGVFEAVKTLHGTPFALGRHLERLERSAAGLGLPAPDLDVVRRGVEAVLADGADRDPIGRLRITWTAGPAPMGSGRGGGPPTLAVAYSAIDVAAPTTTVVTVPWTRNENGATAGLKTTSYAENVVALAHAKERGGFEAVFANTAGHLCEGTGSNVFYVVDGELRTPTLASGCLAGVTRALVIDWCGAREVDEPVTDVVAGMSEAFLVSTTRDVQAISRWDDRDLPAPGPLTQRCAETWAAREAETMEP from the coding sequence ATGCGTGCGTGGCTCAACGGTGACCTGATGTCCGACCCGACCGCGGCGGCCGTCGCGGTCACCGACCACGGCTTCACCGTCGGCGACGGGGTGTTCGAGGCGGTCAAGACGCTGCACGGCACGCCCTTCGCCCTGGGCCGGCACCTCGAGCGCCTCGAGCGCTCGGCCGCGGGTCTCGGGCTGCCCGCCCCCGACCTCGACGTCGTACGGCGCGGGGTGGAGGCGGTCCTCGCCGACGGTGCCGACCGGGACCCGATCGGCCGGCTGCGGATCACCTGGACGGCCGGGCCCGCCCCGATGGGCTCGGGTCGCGGCGGCGGTCCGCCGACCCTGGCCGTCGCCTACAGCGCCATCGACGTCGCGGCGCCCACGACGACCGTCGTCACCGTTCCGTGGACGCGCAACGAGAACGGCGCGACCGCCGGCCTCAAGACGACGTCGTACGCCGAGAACGTCGTCGCGCTCGCGCACGCCAAGGAGCGCGGCGGCTTCGAGGCCGTCTTCGCGAACACGGCCGGCCACCTGTGCGAGGGCACGGGCTCCAACGTCTTCTACGTCGTCGACGGCGAGCTGCGCACCCCGACCCTGGCGAGCGGCTGCCTGGCCGGCGTCACCCGTGCGCTGGTGATCGACTGGTGCGGAGCCCGCGAGGTCGACGAGCCCGTCACCGACGTCGTGGCCGGCATGAGCGAGGCGTTCTTGGTGTCCACGACCCGCGACGTACAGGCGATCTCGCGGTGGGACGACCGGGACCTCCCCGCGCCCGGCCCGCTCACCCAGCGGTGCGCGGAGACGTGGGCCGCCCGCGAGGCTGAGACGATGGAGCCGTGA
- the trpC gene encoding indole-3-glycerol phosphate synthase TrpC, with the protein MPATGTVLYDIIAGVREDLARRETALPLGELLAHLADAPAPRDPMPHFRARGSSVIAEVKRKSPSKGALADIPDPAALATAYARGGAAAISVLTEERRFGGSLDDLRTVRAAVDTPILRKDFIVETYQLVEARAAGADLALLIVAALDDDTLRRLHDEAGELGLTVLVEVHDESETERALALDAELIGVNSRNLKTLDVDPGVFGRLAHQIHDDVVKVAESGITGVPDVQRFVSEGAGVVLVGEALVKDGDPEAAVRAMTGVTTP; encoded by the coding sequence ATGCCTGCGACCGGGACCGTGCTCTACGACATCATCGCCGGCGTCCGGGAGGACCTCGCTCGCCGCGAGACCGCGCTCCCGCTCGGCGAGCTGCTCGCGCACCTGGCCGATGCGCCGGCGCCACGCGACCCGATGCCGCACTTCCGCGCGCGCGGCTCGAGCGTGATCGCGGAGGTCAAGCGCAAGAGCCCGAGCAAGGGCGCGCTGGCTGACATCCCCGACCCGGCTGCGCTCGCGACGGCGTACGCCCGCGGTGGCGCGGCCGCGATCTCGGTGCTCACCGAGGAGCGGCGCTTCGGCGGCAGCCTCGACGACCTGCGCACCGTCCGGGCGGCCGTCGACACCCCGATCCTGCGCAAGGACTTCATCGTCGAGACCTACCAGCTCGTCGAGGCCCGCGCCGCCGGCGCCGACCTCGCCCTGCTGATCGTGGCGGCGCTCGACGACGACACGCTGCGCCGCCTCCACGACGAGGCCGGCGAGCTCGGCCTCACCGTGCTCGTCGAGGTCCACGACGAGTCCGAGACCGAGCGCGCCCTGGCCCTCGACGCCGAGCTGATCGGCGTCAACAGCCGCAACCTCAAGACCCTCGACGTCGACCCCGGCGTCTTCGGCCGCCTCGCGCACCAGATCCACGACGACGTGGTCAAGGTCGCCGAGAGCGGCATCACCGGCGTCCCCGACGTCCAGCGGTTCGTCTCCGAAGGAGCAGGCGTGGTGCTGGTCGGCGAGGCGCTGGTCAAGGACGGCGACCCCGAGGCCGCCGTCCGTGCGATGACAGGAGTGACGACACCGTGA
- a CDS encoding HGxxPAAW family protein produces MAAGHGNTPAAWTAVSVAMLGFVVGSVALLQVPTQMTLLWVGIVIALVAFPLFLVLAKLGLHASEH; encoded by the coding sequence ATGGCTGCAGGCCACGGCAACACCCCCGCTGCTTGGACCGCCGTGTCGGTCGCCATGCTCGGCTTCGTCGTGGGCAGTGTCGCCCTGCTCCAGGTCCCGACGCAGATGACCCTGCTGTGGGTCGGGATCGTCATCGCCCTCGTCGCCTTCCCGTTGTTCCTCGTGCTGGCCAAGCTCGGCCTCCACGCGTCCGAGCACTGA
- a CDS encoding YciI family protein, which yields MTDYIVLLFGDTEAWWDTPDEEKKATYDVHGEFTAELGRRGHVVTGGAELPRASEARSLAPGSTTVTDGPWTETTEQLGGYYEVSTDDLDDLMDVCTILSATGDAVQVHRKITGEESGS from the coding sequence ATGACCGACTACATCGTGCTGCTGTTCGGCGACACCGAGGCGTGGTGGGACACGCCCGACGAGGAGAAGAAGGCGACCTACGACGTCCACGGGGAGTTCACGGCGGAGCTGGGCCGGCGCGGCCACGTGGTCACCGGCGGTGCCGAGCTGCCGCGGGCGTCGGAGGCGAGGTCGCTCGCGCCGGGCTCGACCACCGTCACCGACGGCCCGTGGACCGAGACGACCGAGCAGCTCGGCGGCTACTACGAGGTCAGCACCGACGACCTCGACGACCTGATGGACGTCTGCACGATCCTGTCCGCGACGGGCGACGCGGTGCAGGTGCACCGCAAGATCACGGGAGAGGAGTCGGGATCGTGA
- a CDS encoding potassium channel family protein encodes MQHATNNASVGRVSLPDRVRSPWWELGRRLLLAMSILVGTVLLVYFDREGYNDNAHPGRDLTLLDAFYYTTVTLSTTGYGDIAPAAPQARLINALVITPARIAFLVLLIGTTLEVLASQGREMFRVARWRKKMDQHVVVVGYGTKGRSAIETLVSNGYDRSTIVVVDPGTVAMEEANRDQLVGIAGDATRRGVLRQAGVEKATHVIITTDRDDSNVLVTLTVRQLNPDAWIVASVREQENVPLMRQSGANSVITSSDAVGRLLGLSSMSPMLGSVMEDLMTYGEGLEVAERDLLVNEVGKQPQRLPDQVIAVIRDEKVYRYFDPVVSLLARGDRLIVVRPAKELPWAPRPGTHGEELAEDDD; translated from the coding sequence GTGCAACACGCCACCAACAACGCGAGCGTGGGCCGGGTATCCCTGCCCGACCGGGTGCGGTCACCGTGGTGGGAGCTGGGGAGGCGCCTGCTGCTGGCGATGTCGATCCTCGTCGGCACCGTGCTGCTGGTCTACTTCGACCGCGAGGGCTACAACGACAACGCGCACCCGGGCCGCGACCTGACGCTGCTCGACGCGTTTTACTACACGACCGTCACCCTCAGCACGACCGGCTACGGCGACATCGCCCCGGCCGCCCCGCAGGCGCGCCTGATCAACGCCCTGGTGATCACCCCGGCCCGCATCGCCTTCCTGGTCCTGTTGATCGGCACCACCCTCGAGGTCCTCGCCTCGCAGGGACGCGAGATGTTCCGGGTCGCCCGGTGGAGGAAGAAGATGGACCAGCACGTCGTCGTCGTCGGCTACGGCACCAAGGGCCGCAGCGCGATCGAGACCCTCGTCAGCAACGGCTACGACCGGTCCACGATCGTCGTGGTCGACCCGGGCACCGTGGCGATGGAGGAGGCCAACCGCGACCAGCTCGTCGGCATCGCCGGGGACGCGACCCGCCGCGGCGTGCTGCGCCAGGCCGGCGTCGAGAAGGCCACCCACGTCATCATCACCACCGACCGCGACGACTCCAACGTGCTCGTCACGCTGACCGTGCGCCAGCTCAACCCCGACGCCTGGATCGTGGCGTCGGTGCGCGAGCAGGAGAACGTCCCGCTGATGCGCCAGTCGGGGGCGAACTCGGTGATCACCTCCTCCGACGCCGTCGGCCGCCTCCTCGGCCTGTCGTCGATGTCGCCGATGCTCGGCTCGGTGATGGAGGACCTGATGACCTACGGCGAGGGGCTCGAGGTCGCCGAGCGCGACCTGCTGGTCAACGAGGTCGGCAAGCAGCCGCAGCGGCTGCCCGACCAGGTGATCGCGGTGATCCGCGACGAGAAGGTCTACCGCTACTTCGACCCGGTGGTCTCGCTCCTCGCGCGCGGTGACCGCCTCATCGTCGTACGCCCCGCCAAGGAGCTGCCGTGGGCACCGCGCCCCGGCACCCACGGCGAGGAGCTGGCCGAGGACGACGACTGA
- the trpB gene encoding tryptophan synthase subunit beta produces MTQTQQTQQKPGKYDADDRGYFGGTWGGRFMPEALVAALDELTVAWQEAMADETFVGEFERILRDYAGTPSRLYHAERLSAAVGARVLLKREDLNHTGAHKIRNVMGQALLTKRMGKSRVIAETGAGQHGVASATAAAYFDLDCTVYMGAVDTRRQALNVARMQLLGAKVVPVESGSATLKDAINEALRDWVASVDHTAYLFGTAAGPHPFPSMVRDFCRGIGDEARAQCLEQYGVLPDAVAACVGGGSNAIGIFTAFLEDEGVEIHGFEPGGDGVETGRHAATIHAGEAGVLHGARTYVLQDEDGQTVESHSISAGLDYPGVGPQHSLLAATGRATYTPVTDAEAMAAMALLSRTEGIIPAIESAHAVHGAIEVAKRLGREKGPDATIIVNLSGRGDKDMGTAIEWFGLGDAEEGPEADLEVVEGVTQQ; encoded by the coding sequence GTGACCCAGACCCAGCAGACCCAGCAGAAGCCGGGGAAGTACGACGCGGACGACCGCGGCTACTTCGGCGGCACGTGGGGCGGGCGCTTCATGCCCGAGGCGCTCGTGGCCGCCCTCGACGAGCTGACGGTGGCGTGGCAGGAGGCGATGGCCGACGAGACCTTCGTCGGCGAGTTCGAGCGGATCCTGCGCGACTACGCCGGCACCCCGAGCCGGCTCTACCACGCCGAGCGGCTCTCCGCGGCCGTCGGCGCCCGGGTGCTGCTCAAGCGCGAGGACCTCAACCACACCGGTGCGCACAAGATCCGCAACGTGATGGGCCAGGCCCTGCTCACCAAGCGGATGGGCAAGAGCCGGGTGATCGCCGAGACGGGTGCCGGCCAGCACGGCGTGGCCAGCGCGACCGCGGCTGCCTACTTCGACCTCGACTGCACCGTCTACATGGGGGCCGTCGACACGCGGCGCCAGGCGCTCAACGTGGCCCGCATGCAGCTCCTCGGCGCCAAGGTCGTGCCGGTGGAGTCCGGCAGCGCGACCCTCAAGGACGCCATCAACGAGGCGCTGCGCGACTGGGTCGCCAGCGTCGACCACACGGCGTACCTCTTCGGCACCGCGGCCGGACCGCACCCCTTCCCGAGCATGGTCCGCGACTTCTGCCGCGGCATCGGCGACGAGGCGCGCGCGCAGTGCCTCGAGCAGTACGGCGTCCTGCCGGACGCGGTCGCGGCGTGCGTCGGCGGCGGCTCCAACGCGATCGGCATCTTCACCGCGTTCCTCGAGGACGAGGGCGTGGAGATCCACGGCTTCGAGCCCGGCGGTGACGGGGTGGAGACGGGTCGCCACGCGGCCACGATCCACGCCGGCGAGGCCGGTGTGCTGCACGGTGCGCGCACCTACGTCCTGCAGGACGAGGACGGGCAGACGGTCGAGTCGCACTCCATCTCGGCCGGCCTCGACTACCCCGGCGTGGGCCCGCAGCACTCGCTGCTGGCCGCGACCGGGCGGGCGACGTACACCCCGGTGACGGATGCCGAGGCGATGGCCGCGATGGCGCTGCTGAGCCGCACCGAGGGGATCATCCCGGCCATCGAGTCGGCGCACGCGGTCCACGGCGCGATCGAGGTCGCCAAGCGGCTGGGCCGGGAGAAGGGCCCCGACGCGACGATCATCGTGAACCTGAGCGGACGCGGCGACAAGGACATGGGCACCGCCATCGAGTGGTTCGGGCTGGGCGACGCCGAGGAGGGCCCCGAGGCCGACCTCGAGGTGGTCGAGGGAGTGACGCAGCAGTGA
- a CDS encoding acyl-CoA dehydrogenase family protein: MSDLVPGLRAATNQPPALVGHNVVTADLALTEALVRHGSADLVDDLAPLGAEAGTAEAREHGMLANKHHPELTPYDRFGHRIDEVEFHPSWHWLMERAVGHGLQAAPWEQQEAGAPHAHLRRAAGFFAWSQTEPGHGCPISMTYAAVPALRADEAIAKEWAPLLAARSYDPGVRARSTKTGALAGMGMTEKQGGSDVRANLTSARPTAEDGWYALHGHKWFTSAPMNDVFLVLAQAEGGMTCFLVPRVLDDGTRNRIDVVRLKDKLGNRSNASSELELDGTLAQRLGDEGRGVRTIIEMVAATRLDCVLGSAALMRHALAEASWHVAHRSAFGGLLVDKPLMQNVVADLAVESEAATALAMRLASAVDRPDDPHEVALRRIALPLAKFWVCKRTPAMVAEALECLGGNGYVEESGLPLMFRESPLNSIWEGSGNVNALDVLRALGREPEVLQAWITEVGAARGGDSRLDRAVDDTLALLGDSGTLESGARRLAGQMAACLQGSLLVRFAPAEVADAFCGSRLGTTYGGTFGMLTSGSLRDVVERATPAS; this comes from the coding sequence ATGAGCGATCTCGTCCCGGGCCTCCGTGCGGCCACCAACCAGCCGCCGGCGCTGGTCGGCCACAACGTCGTCACCGCCGACCTCGCGCTCACCGAGGCGCTGGTCCGCCACGGGTCCGCCGACCTGGTCGACGACCTCGCCCCGCTGGGCGCCGAGGCCGGCACCGCGGAGGCGCGCGAGCACGGGATGCTCGCCAACAAGCACCACCCCGAGCTGACGCCGTACGACCGCTTCGGCCACCGCATCGACGAGGTCGAGTTCCACCCCTCGTGGCACTGGCTGATGGAGCGCGCGGTCGGTCACGGGCTCCAGGCCGCGCCGTGGGAGCAGCAGGAGGCGGGAGCGCCCCACGCCCACCTGCGTCGCGCCGCCGGCTTCTTCGCGTGGTCGCAGACCGAGCCCGGGCACGGCTGCCCGATCTCGATGACGTACGCCGCCGTGCCGGCGCTCCGGGCCGACGAGGCGATCGCGAAGGAGTGGGCGCCGCTGCTGGCCGCCCGGTCCTACGACCCCGGCGTGCGGGCGCGCTCGACCAAGACCGGTGCGCTCGCGGGCATGGGCATGACCGAGAAGCAGGGCGGCTCCGACGTGCGCGCCAACCTCACGAGCGCCCGGCCGACGGCCGAGGACGGGTGGTACGCGCTCCACGGGCACAAGTGGTTCACCTCCGCCCCGATGAACGACGTCTTCCTCGTCCTCGCGCAGGCCGAGGGAGGGATGACCTGCTTCCTCGTGCCCCGGGTGCTCGACGACGGCACCCGCAACCGGATCGACGTGGTGCGGCTCAAGGACAAGCTCGGCAACCGGTCCAACGCCTCCAGCGAGCTCGAGCTCGACGGAACCCTCGCCCAGCGGCTGGGCGACGAGGGCCGGGGCGTGCGCACGATCATCGAGATGGTCGCCGCGACCCGGCTGGACTGCGTGCTCGGGTCGGCCGCGCTGATGCGGCACGCGCTGGCCGAGGCCTCGTGGCACGTGGCGCACCGCTCGGCGTTCGGCGGGCTGCTCGTCGACAAGCCCCTCATGCAGAACGTCGTCGCCGACCTCGCCGTCGAGTCCGAGGCCGCGACGGCCCTCGCGATGCGACTCGCCTCGGCGGTCGACCGGCCCGACGACCCCCACGAGGTCGCGCTGCGCCGGATCGCGCTCCCGCTGGCGAAGTTCTGGGTCTGCAAGCGGACGCCCGCGATGGTCGCGGAGGCGCTGGAGTGCCTCGGCGGCAACGGCTACGTCGAGGAGTCCGGGCTGCCCCTCATGTTCCGCGAGTCGCCGCTCAACTCGATCTGGGAGGGCTCGGGCAACGTCAACGCGCTCGACGTGCTCCGCGCCCTCGGCCGCGAGCCCGAGGTGCTGCAGGCCTGGATCACCGAGGTCGGCGCGGCCCGGGGCGGCGACAGCCGGCTCGACCGGGCGGTCGACGACACCCTGGCCCTGCTGGGCGACTCCGGCACCCTCGAGTCCGGGGCCCGACGCCTCGCCGGCCAGATGGCCGCCTGCCTCCAGGGCTCGCTCCTCGTGCGCTTCGCCCCCGCCGAGGTCGCCGACGCCTTCTGCGGCAGCCGGCTCGGGACGACGTACGGCGGCACGTTCGGGATGTTGACCAGCGGGTCGCTCCGCGACGTGGTCGAGCGGGCGACGCCGGCGTCCTGA